One Natrinema longum genomic window, CCGGCGTCCGCATCGGGGGTTCCGTCTCGAGACCGCTCGCCCTGTTCCCGCTCGCCCTCTACGGCCTCTACCTGTTCACGCAGTACTTGGACGCCGCGGAGTCGGAGCAGCAGGCGGACGGGACGATTCCGCTCGCGCGCACGTGGTTCTGGTTCGTCGTCGGGCTGGCGTTCATCGTCGTCGGCGTGGAAGCGCTCGTTCGGGCGGCGATCGGCCTCGGGGACGCATTCGGGACCCCCTCCTTTCTCTGGGGGATGACCGTCGTCGCCGCCGGCTCGAGTCTGCCGGACACGTTCGTCAGCCTGACGGCCGCGCGGGCCGACCGACCGACGGTCACGCTGGCGAACGTCCTGGGCAGCAACACGTTCGACCTGCTCGTGGCCGTGCCGGTCGGCGTCGTCGTCAAGGGGGCACTGACGGTCAACTTCGCCAACATCGTTCCGATGATGGGGTTTCTCGTCCTGGCGACGGTCGCGTTCTTCGCGATTTCCCGAACCGGGATGGCCCTCACCAGACGCGAGGGGTGGCTGCTCTTGGGACTGTACGGGGCGTTCGTCTGCTGGCTGCTCGTCGAGAGCCTCGGCGTCGTCAGCGTTCTCTGACGCGGACGGCCGCATCGTCCCCCGGACTACCGCCCGGCACTTCCCAGCCCGAGCGGTACGTCTAGTGGTTTTACTTGGACCGCCTGCGACGGGGCGAGTATGAGCGACGACCCCGATTCCGATGGGCACCGATTCGCGACGAACAGCATTCACGCCGGCCAGGAACCCGACCCGACGACGGGTGCCCGCGCACCGCCGCTGTACCAGACCAGCTCCTACGAGTTCGACGACACGGACCACGCCGCCGCCCTGTTCGGCCTCGAGGAGACGGGGAACATCTACTCGCGGATCATGAACCCGACGAACGCGATGCTCGAGGAACGCATCGCGACGCTCGAGGGAGGCGTCGGTGCCCTCGCGACCGCATCGGGGATGGCCGCCTTCGACCTCGCGACGTTCATCCTCGCGGACGTCGGCGACAACATCGTCTCCTCGTCGGCGCTGTATGGCGGGACCTACACCTATCTCACGCATACCGTCTCCAAGCGGGGGATCGAGACGAAGTTCGTCGATACGCTGGACTACGAGGCCTACGCCGAGGCCATCGACGACGACACCGCATTCGTCCACCTCGAGACGATCGGCAATCCCGCGCTTGTGACGCCGGATATCGAACGCATCGCCGATATCGCCCACGACCACGACGTGCCGCTGTTCGTCGACAACACCTTCGCGACGCCGTATCTGTGCCGGCCCCTCGAGCACGGCGCGGATCTGGTCTGGAACTCGACGACGAAGTGGATCCACGGTGCGGGCTCGACGATCGGCGGGATCCTCGTCGACGGCGGCTCGTTCCCGTGGGAAGACGGCGACTACCCCGAGATCACCGAGCCGAACCCGGCCTACCACGGCGTGAACTTCCGGGAAACGTTCGGCGACGCCGCCTTCTCGGTCGTCGCCCGTACCCGCGGCCTGCGGGATCTGGGCAACCAGCAGTCGCCCTTCGACGCCTGGGTCACGCTGCAGAAACTCGAGTCGCTGCCGCTGCGCATGGAGAAACACTGCGAGAACGCGATGGCCGTCGCGGAGTACCTCGAGGATCACTCGAAGGTTTCGTGGGTCAACTACCCCGGCCTCGAGAGTCACGAGACCCACGACAACGCCGAGGAGTACCTCGAAGGGGGGTACGGCGGCATGATCACGTTCGGACTCGAGGGCGGCTACGACGCCGCGGAGACGGTCTGTAACGAGGTCGATCTCACGAGCCTGCTCGCGAACGTCGGCGACGCGAAGACGCTGATCATCCACCCCGCGAGCACGACCCACCAGCAACTCACCGAAGAGGAGAAGTTGGCCGGCGGCGTGACCGACGACCTCGTGCGCCTCTCGGTGGGCATCGAAGACGTCGACGACGTGATCGCGGACCTCGATCGAGCGATCGAGCAGGTGTAGTACCCAGTGACCGCGCCCGCACCCGGTCACGGCGGTTTCAACGCGCGGTGATTAGCCCTCGTCGTTAAGTTCGCGCGGTTCGACTGCTCCCGTATGCCGACCGGATTACTCACGCCAGAGGCAACGGAGCAGATCGTCGCGACCTGCCGAACGGCCATCGGCGACAGCCTTCGTTCGATCACCTACTTCACGCGCGACGACTTCGAACAGGTCTACCTCCGGGACGACCTCGAGCGCGACGCCGACCTCTCGACGTTCATCGGTCACGAGTGGCGCGGGTTCAAAACGACCCAGACGGCGTACGAGGGGTCGGAACTCGGCGAGTACGACTACACGATTCGCGTCTTCGAGAACGGCTTCCTCGTCCGCGTCACCACCGACAGCGAGGGCGTCTTCGTCACGACCGACGGGCTGACGGTCAAGGACTTCGAAGAAGTCGCGACGGCACTCGATTCGTTCCTCAGCAGCCGCGAGATTTCGTAACCAGGTCGTCGCTCGAGCGGTCGTCGCCGTCAGTAGCGTCGTCCCCCTCTCGGTCGGTCCCCTCGGTGTCGGCGTCCTGCCCGCCGATCGGCAGGCCGGAGCCGTGGTCGCCGTCCGTTCCGAGGAGGCGAGCGAAGCGACGACGTTCCGCGGCGTGTCGATCTAGACTCATGCCCCCGATAGAGGACGGTTTCCCTTGTAGTAATGGGGGCCGTTTTCGGTCGAAACGCGACACTTCCCGTCCGAAACGATCCCCGCGAAGGCGGGCGATTTCGTCCGGATTTCCGTCGTGTAACAGTTACGTACGACGCGACCGCCGTGCTATCGGAATCACCGACGACGCGATTGCCCTGCGATCGGAACAGCGTAACACCCTTTTCCGCCAGTCACGTGATGGGCTACAATGACCGACTTTCCAGCTCCCGTCGCGCGCGAACTCGAGTCTCACGACGCGTTCGTCCGGAGCGACGCGGGCTACGACCTCACGACGACCGTCTTCGAGACGACGATCACGGCCGACGACGCCGAGGGGAAACGCGACGGCCGGTTTCGCGTCACGGTCGTCCTCCCGACGCTCGACGCCGCCGTGGCCGACGAAGTCGTCGCACCGCCCGTCGAGGACGGCTGGTTCGAGACCCTCGAACGCCGCCTCCGAGACGTCTTCACCGTCGCCCACACGAGCACGCACGACGAACCGGTCGTCGAACGCGACGGCGACGACGTCCAGGTCACTCTCGAGTACACCGCCTGGGACGCCGGCGAGGGCGTCGCCGACGCCAAGGCCCTGATCGAGTTCGTCGAGGGGACCTTCGCACAGGGGATCATCCCCGGCTACGAGTATCGCGGCGAGGCGGCGACGCTGCTCGAGAACGCCCAGAACCGAGGGCAGCAGGCCGCGGACGGTGATACAGGTACTGGCGGAATGCCGATGTGAGAGTTCGATGACAGACACTCCTCGCCCGGCTCGGGGCTACCGGTCGACAGTGTAGACCTCCGCCCAGAGGTACCCGATTCCGATGAGAGCATAGAGGAGACCGAACACGGCAAACTGCCAGTCGCTACCCACGACAGACGAGCCTGCCTGAACGAGTCCCAGCAGGACCATCGCGACCCCGATGATCGCCCTGTGTCGTCTCCGTCCCATAGCGGATCGATAGTGTTCTCGAGGGATAACTCCCCGCGGAGTCCTGTTGGACGACTGCCAGTGATCCTGTCGGACGACTGCTGTGGCCGGGAGCGTGGCTCGAGCAGACGCGAGAGCCACGCGACTCGGGGGAGGGCAGGCCGTTACCCACTACCGACCGCGAGCGAACCCGAAGGGTGAGCGAGCGGGCCGACGACTGACCCGGAACGAGAGCGCGGCGCTTTGGGCCGCGGTGAAGCGAGCGGCGTAGCCGCGAGCCGAGTGAAGGGGAAAGAGGAGTGCTTTTGATCGAAATTTCACCGAGGGACAGTTCGCTCGCGACGGGAATCCTGTCGCGAGCGCACCGGACCGCAGCGTAAAATTTCGGTTCTCTAGTCCATCGCGATGTACGTCTGCGTGTCCTCGATGCCCTCGATGGACTGGATGTGGGTGGCTGCGATTTCCTTGACCGCGGCCGGCGTCTCGACCTGGGCTTTCGCGATGAGGTCGACGTCGCCGGCGACGATGTGGGCCGATCGAACGCCGTCGATGGATTCGATGCTATCTCTGAGCCGATCCGCCTCGCCCGTGTTCGCCTTGATCATGACGAATGCTGTGACCATTAGTTGACACCTCCAGTGTCGGAATCCGTCTCGGAGTCGGGATCCGTCTCGGTTTCTAGCAGTTCTGCGGCCGAACTCGAGCCCGAGCCCGCGTTGGCGGCCGCTCGACTCGCGGTTTCGCCGACCAGGAGCTGGCGGACCGAACTCAGGACGTCGAAATCGGCGAGGACGACGAGTCGGTCGCCGTCCTCGAGCGAGAGGTCCTCGGTCGGGATCTCGAGGGGGGTTTCCCCCTTGCCGAACGCGAGGACGGTCGCGTCGGCTGGCAGATGCAGTTCACTGATCGTGTAGCCGTTGACGGGAGCATCGGCGGTGATCGTGAGTTCGACGACCTGCAGGTATGGGGCGATGTCGGCGATGGCACGGATCGTCCCGCCGAGCAAGGCGTTTTTCGCACCGATCGCGCCGAGACGTTCGGGGTAGATGATCTCGTCGACCTGATCGGCGTACTTGCGGTAGATTCCCTCGCGGTAGGCCTCGTCGATCCGCATGACCGTCCGACAGCCGTAGTGGTTGCCGATCATGCAGGCGGTGAAGTTGACGTTGAGATTACCCGAGAGCGCGCCGATGGCGTCGGCCGCTTCGATGCCGGCCTCCTCGAGAACGTTCTCTCGGGAGCCATCGCCCTCGACGACAGCGAAGTCCTGCTCACGAGCCCGTTTGAGCGTTGGCTCGTCGCGTTCGACGATCGTCACCTCGTGGTCCTCGTCACGCAAGACGCGTGCTGTGCGCAGCCCGACCCGTCCGGCCCCGATAATCACGAACCGCATGGTGGGTCGTATGCTCGCCCCGATGAATAAGGTTGCCCCCGATTACCATGGTACATGGTCAGACGCTGCCCCTCGAGGAGTGGTTCCCACCGAAACCGACGCTGCCGACCGCGTCGACGGTCCTGCTGGCTCGACGTCACGGGCTATCCCATCGCGATGTACGTCTTCGTGTCGGTGATACCGCTGAGACCCTGTAGCTTCGAGGAGACGGTCTGGAGCACGTCGTAGACCTCCGGCGCGTCGACCTCCGCGATGATGTCGTAGTTGCCCGCGACGATGTGCGCGTCGCTGACCGACTCGAGGGCGGCGATCTCCGCGAGCAGCCCCTCGGACTTTCCGGCGGCCGTCTTGACCATGATGAAGGCGTGGACCATCGGCGGTGTGGTACACTCTGTCACGACTAAAGCCTTTCTACGCTCCCTCGTGGTATCGTGTTCGACTTTCGTCGGTGCGAAACGTATCACCAAGGGAGTCATATAGAAGTAGCTGTGATAAGAGCCGTGAGAGGACTTCTATGACATCCTCGTCACTAGTAACTCGCTTGAAGCCGTCCGACCTGTCACGAATACCTGGGTCGATCGCGTCGATACCAGCCGACTCCCTCGGAAAAAGGTCGCCGCACTGCATCGCCTCGAAGACATCGCAGTAGGGGATGGTCACCGACCGACTTGCCGTCGTTCGACAGTCCGAACGCCGATTCGAACCGTCGAACTCGCGCTCTCACCGTCCGTCCGGGACTGCTGTCGCCAGTGTGTCGGTCACGGCCTCGAGTACGTCCGGCGGTGACTGCGTCGCGTCGACGCGGACGAACCGATCAGGATCACGATCGATCAGCCGTTCGTAGTTGTCCTGGACCGACGCGAGGTAGTCGGCTCGCTCGAACTTGTTCGTCGTCCCCGCGCGGGTCGCAGCGGTCTCGGGCTCGAGGTCGAGGTAGATCGTCAGGTCGGGCTGGATCGAGAACGGCCGGTGGACGTCGACGACGTACTCGAGGGGGTCCGCGAGGTCGTGCCCGTCAGCCGCGGCGAGCGTCGCACCCTGGTAGGCAAACCGGGAGTCGGAGTAGCGATCGGAGATCACGAGGTCGTCGCGCTCGAGGGCCGGTTCGATCACCCGCGAGAGGTGATCGGCGTGGTCGGCGGTGTAGAGGAAGAGTTCCGCCAACGGGTCCGCGTCGTCGTCCTCGATCGAGCGATAGACGGCGTCGCCGTACCACGAATTCGTCGGTTCCCGCGTGAACGTGGCATCGGGATAGCGCTCGCGTAAGGCCTCCCAGATCGTCGTCTTGCCGCTGCCGTCCAGTCCCTCGAGCGTGACGAGCATGGTCGTCCCTCGTCGTGACGGCTACTACAATGTGTCGAGAGAGCCTTACAACGTAGCCGCCCATCTATTTATCGCTGCGAGATCACGTTCCGAATATGAACGTCCTCGTCGCTGGCGGAACCGGTTTCATCGGTACGAATCTGTGTGCGGAACTGGTCGAGCGCGGCCACCAGGTGACGGCACTGTCCCGCTCTCCCGCCGACGGGAGGCTGCCCGACGGCGTCGAGTCGGCCATCGGGGACGTCAGCGCCTACGATTCGATCGCCGGAATCGTCGGGGACCACGACGCCGTCGTGAACCTCGTCTCGCTCTCGCCGCTCTATCGGCCACCCAGCGGGACGAGCCACGAAGAAGTCCACCTCGGCGGGACCGAGAACCTCGTCCGCGCCGCCGAGGACGGTGACGTCTCCCGGTTCCTCCAGCTGAGCGCGCTCGGAGCCGATCCGAACGGGACCACCGCCTACGTTCGCGCCAAGGGCACGGCGGAGGCGGTCGTCAGGGACTCGTCCCTGGAGTGGACGATCGTCCGTCCGTCGGTCGTCTTCGGCGACGGCGGCGAGTTCGTCGAGTTCACGAAGACGTTGACGACGCCGTACCTGACTGGATTGCCTGGGGGCGGCAAGACGCGTTTTCAACCGATCTGGGTCGGCGACCTCGTCCCGATGCTCGCGGAGGCCCTCGAGGACGAAACGCACGTTGGCGAAACGTACGAGATCGGTGGGCCACAGGTCACCACGCTCGCGGACGTCACGGAATTGGTCTACGCGGCCGAGGGGAAAGATGTCACGATCGTTTCGATTCCGATGGGAGTGACGAAACTCGGCCTCTCGACGGTCGGCTCGCTGCCGTTCGTCCCCTTTGGCCCCGACCAGGCTCGTTCCCTCGAGTTCGACAACACCGTCGCCGACAACGACGTGACGGCGTTTGGCCGCGATCAGGACGAACTGACGACGCTCGGTTCGTATCTCGGCCGTGGGGGACGCGGGTCCAGCGAGACAGCGGCAGAGACGGCCGGAGATCGGTGAGACAAGCTCGTATCTGGTCCCGACTGATTAAACATAATAAGCGTGCCAGGGAAATTATATTGTCGGGTGTTTTTGAAAGGGGGAATATCCACTCAAAATCCCCCTCAGTTGCGCTATCAGGCGTGATATTCAATTATTCGAGAAATTCAGATTAGCACAAGACTTATATCCTGTATTGTTCTGTTTCCAAGCCAACGGAGCCCCCAGATAAACAATGAAGCTGGCGATGATCGGATTCGGACAGGCCGGTGGCAAAATCGTCGATCGGTTCCTCGATTACGACGATCGGACGAACAGCGGGATCGTCCGGGCAGCGATCGCTGTCAACTCCGCGAAAGCGGATCTCATCGGTCTCGACAACATTCCAGAGGAGAATCGGGTACTCATCGGCCAGGCCCGCGTCAAGGGCCATGGTGTCGGTGCTGACAACGAACTCGGGGCGGAAATCGCCGAGGAGGACATCGACGAGGTACAGAACGCCATCGACCAGATCCCGACCCACGAGGTCGACGCGTTCCTGATCGTCGCCGGCATGGGCGGTGGCACCGGGTCCGGTGGCTCGCCGGTCCTCGCGAAACATCTGAAACGGATCTATACGATCCCCGTCTACGGACTCGGCGTCCTGCCGGGGACGGACGAAGGCGGAATCTACACGCTCAACGCGGCGCGATCCTTCCAGACGTTCGTCCGCGAGGTCGACAACCTGCTCGTCTTCGACAACGACTCCTGGCGACAGACCGGCGAGTCCGTCGAGGGCGGCTACGACCAGATCAACGAGGAGATCGTCCGCCGCTTTGGCATTCTCTTCGGCGCTGGTGAGGTCGGTGACGGTCAGGAGGTCGCCGAAAGCGTCGTCGACTCCTCCGAGATCATCAATACGCTTTCCGGCGGTGGTGTCTCCACTGTCGGCTACGCATCGGAGGAAGTCGAGTTGGAGTCCGGCGGCGGGCTACTCTCCCGGTTTACCGGCGAAGGCGGCGGCTCCGACGACGACCTCGACGCCGCGAACACGACCAACCGCATCACGAGCCTCGTCCGCAAAGCCGCGCTCGGTCGGCTGACGCTTCCCTGCGAGATCGAAGGCACCGAACGCGCCTTGCTCGTCCTCTCCGGTCCCTCGGAGTATCTCAACCGGAAAGGGATCGAACGCGGCCGGAAGTGGCTCGAGGAGGAAACGGGCAGCATGGAAGTTCGCGGTGGCGACTTCCCGCGCCAGGAGCCCGAGGTGGCTGCAGCGATCTTGCTGTCGGGCGTGACGAACGTGCCACGAATCAAGCGCCTCCAGCAGGTCGCTATCGAAGCCCAGGACAACATCGACGACATCCAGCGGGAGAGCGAGGAGAACCTCGAGGAACTCGTCGAGGACGACGAAGACGAACTCGAGCCGCTGTTCTAACCTCCCGTTCGCTCGAATTCGACGCGATAGTAGCCGTCGAGACTCCGTTCTAACAGGTGGAGCCGAACTGCCAGTAGCGCGGTCGCAGACGACCGGTTCGCGAGCGGGTGGTCACCGACGGTCGACGGTACCACTCCGACGTACTTTTGAGCGCGCCCGGACTACCGCAACCAGATTCAGATGCGCGTCGTGGTCCCGTTCGCTGCCGAGACGCCGAAGACCCGTCTCGAGTCGGTACTCACGTCGGCCGAGCGCTCCGCCGTCGCCCGCGCCATGCTCGCGGACGTTCTCTGTGCGGTCGTCGGGGCGGGCCACGAGCCGATGGTGGTCTCGACTGCCCCCCTCGACCTCGAGACCCTCGAGCTTCCGGGCGAGGTTCTCGCGTCGGCATCGGTCACGCTGGACGAGCGGTCGCTGACGGACGCGGTCAACGCGCGACTGCCGGGTGGCGAGGGGGAGACCGCGACCGATGGCATCGACCCCGTCGCCGTCGTCATGGCCGATCTCGCGCTGGCGACCCCTGACGCGCTCGAGGCGTTGCTGGCGACGTCGGCCGACGTCGCGATCGCGCCGGGACGGGGCGGCGGGACGAACGCGCTCGTCGTCCGCCACCCCGGTTTTGCCGTCGATTACCACGGGACCTCCTATCTGGACCACCGCGAGATCGCTCGGGAGGTCGGTGCGACGCTCGAGACCGTCGACTCGTTCCGACTGGCGACCGACATCGACGAACCGGCGGATCTGGTCGAAGTGCTCGTCCACGGTCGCGAGGGTGCTCGTGCTCCGACCTGTCTCCGGGAGTTCGGGTTCGAAATCGACGATAGAGATGGACGGGTCGACGTCGGTCGCGACGGGGACCACGGAGCGGAGTGACCCGATAGCGACCGGTCGGACCGCCGTGAAGTGAAGCCCTTATGTGCCGAGCGACGGCATTCAGAGGTAATGTTTCCCGGGGCGAGCGAGTACGGTGTCGACATCGCCGTCGACGATGGAGCCGTCGACGAGCTCTTGCAGGTCAGCCCGAACGACGTCGAGTCGCCGTCGGCGTTGACGTTCTCACGGAACGTCTTCGTTCCGCTCACCACGGCCTGTCGGTACACCTGTACCTACTGTACGTACTTCGACCCGCCGGGAGATGCCTCCCTCCTCTCGCTCGAGGAGGTCCGCGAGATCTGCCGGCGCGGGGCCGACGCGGGCTGTACGGAGGCGTTGTTCACCTTCGGCGACGATCCGGACGACCGCTACACCGAGATCCACGACCAGCTCGCGGCGTGGGGCTACGACTCGATTCACAGCTACCTGCGCGCGGCCTGCGAGGTCGCGCTCGAGGAGGGGCTGCTCCCCCATGCGAACCCGGGCGACCAGACCCGCGAGCAGATGGCGACCGTCGCGGATGTCAACGCCAGCATGGGCGTGATGCTCGAGACGACCGCCGAAGTCGGGGCCCACGCCGGGCCGCGGCGCAAGGTGCCAGGACAGCGACTGCGGACCCTGAAAAACGCGGGCGAACTCGACGTGGCCTTTACCACGGGGATCCTCGTCGGCATCGGCGAGGACTGGCGCGATCGCGCGGAAAGCCTGCTGGCGATCCGCGAACTCCACGAGCGCTACGACCACATCCAGGAGGTGATCGTCCAGCCGGTCGTCGACAACGAGCGCTGGTCGGAGGGCTCGCCCGATCTCGCGACGATGCGGCAGGTGACCGCGATGGCCCGGGTGGCTCTCCCCGAAGAGGTGTCGGTGCAGGTCCCGCCGAACCTCGCCCCCGCGACGGAGTTGATCGACTGCGGCGTCGACGATCTGGGCGGCGTCTCGCCGGTCACCGACGACCACATCAACCCCGAGTACGAGTGGCCCGCGCTGCGCGAACTCGAGGAGATCGCCGCCTCCGCGGAGTTACCGCTCGGAGAGCGGCTCCCCGTCTACGAACGGTTCCTGTCGCCCGACCTGCGAACGGACGGGTTCGACGGGAGGGTCGCCGACGGTGCGGACGGCGGCGATCGCGAGTGGATCTCGGCGACGATCCGGGACGCGCTCTCGGCGGACGACCCGGCGGGCGAGCGCTATCGGTCGGTACTTGGGCGCGAGACGGCGACCGGGTCGCGGTGACGTCGTCCGACGATTCCTCCCGGTCCTCGGGACGGGCTTCATCGCGTTGGGCGGCGCGTTCGCACGCAAAGCGCTGATCGCCGACGCGGTCGCTGGGGTGTCACTCCTGCAGAACTCCGATTTCGACGAGGGCGCTCCCGTGACCGCCGAAAATCGTGCTCCCGACGGTTATTGGAAGAAGTCCTCGTGGACGGAGAGGCCCTCGCTCTCGAGGATCGGTCCCGTCACAGTCGTCGACCCGCCGGCTCGATCGACCACTTCCTCACAGGGGATCTCGATCACGCCGTCCTCGCGCAGTTTCGCGAGCGACTCGACGGGCACACTGTAGACGACGCGGCCGAGTCCCGCGTAGCCGATCGCGCTCGCACACATCGGACACGGCTCGGTGCTGGTGTACATCGTACACGACTCGCGTTCGGCCGGCTCGAGTTCGCTCGCGGCCCATCGGGCCAGTTTGAACTCCGGATGCGCGGCGATGTCGTCGTCGGTCAGCGTGGTGTTTTCCGCGGTCCGGACGACCGCGTCGTCGACGACGAGTAGGGAGCCGAACGGCGTGTTGCCGTGGTCGACCGCCGATTCCGCGAGGTCGATCGCCTGCCGCACGTAGGACTCGTCGGTGGCCATAGCGGCCGTTCGG contains:
- a CDS encoding sodium:calcium antiporter → MLEIVTLLLMAAVGTAVVWKGSSWLEDSANKLAVAYGLPAVVQGAVIAAVGSSAPELASVLLATLVHGEFELGVGSIVGSAVFNLLVIPGLAVVVAGGVVDTTRELVYKESLFYMLAVAALLLTFSLAVIYNPVDEAGVRIGGSVSRPLALFPLALYGLYLFTQYLDAAESEQQADGTIPLARTWFWFVVGLAFIVVGVEALVRAAIGLGDAFGTPSFLWGMTVVAAGSSLPDTFVSLTAARADRPTVTLANVLGSNTFDLLVAVPVGVVVKGALTVNFANIVPMMGFLVLATVAFFAISRTGMALTRREGWLLLGLYGAFVCWLLVESLGVVSVL
- a CDS encoding O-acetylhomoserine aminocarboxypropyltransferase/cysteine synthase family protein, translated to MSDDPDSDGHRFATNSIHAGQEPDPTTGARAPPLYQTSSYEFDDTDHAAALFGLEETGNIYSRIMNPTNAMLEERIATLEGGVGALATASGMAAFDLATFILADVGDNIVSSSALYGGTYTYLTHTVSKRGIETKFVDTLDYEAYAEAIDDDTAFVHLETIGNPALVTPDIERIADIAHDHDVPLFVDNTFATPYLCRPLEHGADLVWNSTTKWIHGAGSTIGGILVDGGSFPWEDGDYPEITEPNPAYHGVNFRETFGDAAFSVVARTRGLRDLGNQQSPFDAWVTLQKLESLPLRMEKHCENAMAVAEYLEDHSKVSWVNYPGLESHETHDNAEEYLEGGYGGMITFGLEGGYDAAETVCNEVDLTSLLANVGDAKTLIIHPASTTHQQLTEEEKLAGGVTDDLVRLSVGIEDVDDVIADLDRAIEQV
- a CDS encoding DUF7522 family protein, which encodes MPTGLLTPEATEQIVATCRTAIGDSLRSITYFTRDDFEQVYLRDDLERDADLSTFIGHEWRGFKTTQTAYEGSELGEYDYTIRVFENGFLVRVTTDSEGVFVTTDGLTVKDFEEVATALDSFLSSREIS
- a CDS encoding DUF5813 family protein; its protein translation is MTDFPAPVARELESHDAFVRSDAGYDLTTTVFETTITADDAEGKRDGRFRVTVVLPTLDAAVADEVVAPPVEDGWFETLERRLRDVFTVAHTSTHDEPVVERDGDDVQVTLEYTAWDAGEGVADAKALIEFVEGTFAQGIIPGYEYRGEAATLLENAQNRGQQAADGDTGTGGMPM
- a CDS encoding Lrp/AsnC family transcriptional regulator — protein: MVTAFVMIKANTGEADRLRDSIESIDGVRSAHIVAGDVDLIAKAQVETPAAVKEIAATHIQSIEGIEDTQTYIAMD
- a CDS encoding potassium channel family protein, with amino-acid sequence MRFVIIGAGRVGLRTARVLRDEDHEVTIVERDEPTLKRAREQDFAVVEGDGSRENVLEEAGIEAADAIGALSGNLNVNFTACMIGNHYGCRTVMRIDEAYREGIYRKYADQVDEIIYPERLGAIGAKNALLGGTIRAIADIAPYLQVVELTITADAPVNGYTISELHLPADATVLAFGKGETPLEIPTEDLSLEDGDRLVVLADFDVLSSVRQLLVGETASRAAANAGSGSSSAAELLETETDPDSETDSDTGGVN
- a CDS encoding Lrp/AsnC family transcriptional regulator → MVHAFIMVKTAAGKSEGLLAEIAALESVSDAHIVAGNYDIIAEVDAPEVYDVLQTVSSKLQGLSGITDTKTYIAMG
- the tmk gene encoding dTMP kinase; the encoded protein is MLVTLEGLDGSGKTTIWEALRERYPDATFTREPTNSWYGDAVYRSIEDDDADPLAELFLYTADHADHLSRVIEPALERDDLVISDRYSDSRFAYQGATLAAADGHDLADPLEYVVDVHRPFSIQPDLTIYLDLEPETAATRAGTTNKFERADYLASVQDNYERLIDRDPDRFVRVDATQSPPDVLEAVTDTLATAVPDGR
- a CDS encoding complex I NDUFA9 subunit family protein, whose product is MNVLVAGGTGFIGTNLCAELVERGHQVTALSRSPADGRLPDGVESAIGDVSAYDSIAGIVGDHDAVVNLVSLSPLYRPPSGTSHEEVHLGGTENLVRAAEDGDVSRFLQLSALGADPNGTTAYVRAKGTAEAVVRDSSLEWTIVRPSVVFGDGGEFVEFTKTLTTPYLTGLPGGGKTRFQPIWVGDLVPMLAEALEDETHVGETYEIGGPQVTTLADVTELVYAAEGKDVTIVSIPMGVTKLGLSTVGSLPFVPFGPDQARSLEFDNTVADNDVTAFGRDQDELTTLGSYLGRGGRGSSETAAETAGDR
- a CDS encoding tubulin/FtsZ family protein produces the protein MKLAMIGFGQAGGKIVDRFLDYDDRTNSGIVRAAIAVNSAKADLIGLDNIPEENRVLIGQARVKGHGVGADNELGAEIAEEDIDEVQNAIDQIPTHEVDAFLIVAGMGGGTGSGGSPVLAKHLKRIYTIPVYGLGVLPGTDEGGIYTLNAARSFQTFVREVDNLLVFDNDSWRQTGESVEGGYDQINEEIVRRFGILFGAGEVGDGQEVAESVVDSSEIINTLSGGGVSTVGYASEEVELESGGGLLSRFTGEGGGSDDDLDAANTTNRITSLVRKAALGRLTLPCEIEGTERALLVLSGPSEYLNRKGIERGRKWLEEETGSMEVRGGDFPRQEPEVAAAILLSGVTNVPRIKRLQQVAIEAQDNIDDIQRESEENLEELVEDDEDELEPLF
- the cofC gene encoding 2-phospho-L-lactate guanylyltransferase, with protein sequence MRVVVPFAAETPKTRLESVLTSAERSAVARAMLADVLCAVVGAGHEPMVVSTAPLDLETLELPGEVLASASVTLDERSLTDAVNARLPGGEGETATDGIDPVAVVMADLALATPDALEALLATSADVAIAPGRGGGTNALVVRHPGFAVDYHGTSYLDHREIAREVGATLETVDSFRLATDIDEPADLVEVLVHGREGARAPTCLREFGFEIDDRDGRVDVGRDGDHGAE
- the cofG gene encoding 7,8-didemethyl-8-hydroxy-5-deazariboflavin synthase subunit CofG translates to MFPGASEYGVDIAVDDGAVDELLQVSPNDVESPSALTFSRNVFVPLTTACRYTCTYCTYFDPPGDASLLSLEEVREICRRGADAGCTEALFTFGDDPDDRYTEIHDQLAAWGYDSIHSYLRAACEVALEEGLLPHANPGDQTREQMATVADVNASMGVMLETTAEVGAHAGPRRKVPGQRLRTLKNAGELDVAFTTGILVGIGEDWRDRAESLLAIRELHERYDHIQEVIVQPVVDNERWSEGSPDLATMRQVTAMARVALPEEVSVQVPPNLAPATELIDCGVDDLGGVSPVTDDHINPEYEWPALRELEEIAASAELPLGERLPVYERFLSPDLRTDGFDGRVADGADGGDREWISATIRDALSADDPAGERYRSVLGRETATGSR
- a CDS encoding nucleoside deaminase translates to MATDESYVRQAIDLAESAVDHGNTPFGSLLVVDDAVVRTAENTTLTDDDIAAHPEFKLARWAASELEPAERESCTMYTSTEPCPMCASAIGYAGLGRVVYSVPVESLAKLREDGVIEIPCEEVVDRAGGSTTVTGPILESEGLSVHEDFFQ